From one Planococcus citri chromosome 3, ihPlaCitr1.1, whole genome shotgun sequence genomic stretch:
- the LOC135840450 gene encoding uncharacterized protein LOC135840450 isoform X1 — MLRNLRNLRESRMRVPSKKGFKKKKRFYLYKGKKKTEVCSARFYREIGKDLAKFSSVEMKPPVDSISKSYKHKSFDASTSLIDLINPNSSTISTSRVNLPRMPSCEGSSSDESEMSDASSNSTDSDENLSSDDFDAYENMQFSSSESFETDICNDFNIQENPTSSCAVQFREKLKVWAVKHRVTRSTGNDLLEIINSSVPIAECLPKDFRSILGTRSNQIDYNLETLKNGNLAYFGIQNVLNSAKDPSAFFDLCSSTIEIIINVDGLPLAKSSTVQAWPILAHVQNFEVFMVAIFISNSKPDDSNDFLKKFVTEVTQLYDNGLCVREKKYSFKLKAICADAPAKAFLMNLKGHTGFHSCVKCRVRGRTCENRTYFKDLNASKRTRDDFEKCENNPFCHTRSLLMDVPNFDPINMVPYDYMHLLCLGIMKKLIELWMQSIPRISRRVLKKTPKDILNNRLKTVANFCPVEFVRHPRSIDEYKRWKATEFRTFLLYYGTAVLIGVLPTEKLKHFQHLQFAIRLLFKNKIDRAQEIIQKFVSTFSTLYHKSLINHNLHGLIHFAEDCRVFGSPDSFSAFPFENFLSVIKKLFRSGNAPLMQIINRYSEILKVTEKKSESAKVKISHPHKLHKQMFSSSSEREIVNAYQRVHMGNFTLRCDRDGDRFCKLKDGSFIRIKDFIEVVNPITNESRICIIGEKFMEVDSLYDIPWKSDEVGIYEARNLEKNLRSYGIEKFQTKCFAFPSFNHEGAYVLAEMF; from the exons ATGCtgagaaatttgagaaatttgagaGAATCGAGGATGAGAGTTCCatcaaaaaaagggttcaagaAGAAGAAACGTTTTTATCTGTATAAGGggaagaaaaaaactgaagtgTGTTCAGCAAGGTTTTACAGAGAAATTGGAAAAGACTTGGCGAAATTTTCATCCGTCGAG ATGAAACCCCCAGTTGATTCAATTTCCAAATCTTATAAGCATAAATCGTTCGATGCCTCTACCAGTTTGATCGACTTGATAAATCCCAACTCGTCTACTATTTCAACATCACGTGTAAACCTACCTCGAATGCCATCTTGTGAAGGTTCAAGTTCGGATGAATCTGAAATGAGTGATGCTTCATCAAACAGTACTGActctgatgaaaatttatcatctgatGACTTTGATGCATATGAAAACATGCAGTTCTCTTCATCAGAATCTTTTGAGACTGATATATGTAATGACTTTAATATTCAAGAAAATCCTACATCAAGTTGTGCTGTTCAATTTAGAGAAAAGTTGAAAGTGTGGGCTGTAAAACATCGTGTGACCAGAAGTACGGGCAATGATTTGCTCGAAATTATAAATAGTAGCGTACCTATTGCAGAATGTTTGCCCAAAGATTTTAGATCAATTCTAGGAACTCGATCCAACCAAATTGATTATAATTTAGAAACCCTTAAAAATGGAAATCTGGCCTACTTTGGTATACAGAATGTATTAAATTCAGCGAAAGATCCATCtgctttttttgatttatgcAGCAGTACAATAGAAATTATCATAAATGTTGATGGGCTTCCGTTGGCCAAATCATCTACCGTGCAAGCTTGGCCCATTTTAGCCCATGTTCAGaatttcgaagtttttatgGTTGCTATATTCATCAGCAACTCAAAACCTGACGATTCAAAcgattttctcaagaaatttgTGACTGAAGTAACCCAGCTTTATGATAATGGATTGTGTGTTCGTGAAAAAAAGTATAGTTTCAAATTAAAAGCGATATGTGCAGATGCCCCAGCAAAGGCTTTCTTGATGAACTTGAAAGGTCATACGGGGTTTCACAGTTGTGTCAAGTGCCGAGTACGCGGACGTACATGTGAAAATCGTACCTACTTCAAAGATCTAAATGCTTCTAAAAGAACACGAgatgattttgagaaatgtgAAAACAATCCTTTCTGTCACACAAGGTCATTACTAATGGATGTTCCGAATTTTGATCCTATCAATATGGTACCCTATGACTATATGCATTTGTTATGTTTaggaattatgaaaaaattgattgaattatGGATGCAATCAATTCCTAGAATATCGAGACgagttctaaaaaaaacaccaaaggATATTTTAAACAATCGTCTAAAAACCGTGGCAAATTTTTGCCCTGTAGAGTTCGTCAGACATCCTCGAAGTATCGATGAGTATAAAAGATGGAAAGCCACAGAGTTCAGAACGTTTTTATTATATTATGGTACTGCTGTACTTATTGGTGTATTAccgacagaaaaattgaaacactttcAACACTTGCAATTTGCCATTAGGTtactatttaaaaataaaatagacaGAGCTCAGGAAATCATTCAGAAGTTTGTATCCACTTTTTCTACGCTTTATCACAAGTCGCTAATAAACCATAACCTACATGGACTGATTCATTTTGCCGAAGATTGCAGGGTATTTGGTTCGCCAGACTCTTTTTCGGCATTTCCTTTTGAGAACTTTTTATCAGTAATTAAAAAACTCTTCAGATCTGGGAATGCGCCTTTGATGCAAATAATTAATCGTTACAGTGAAATACTCAaagtaacagaaaaaaaatctgaaagtgCTAAGGTAAAAATATCACATCCTCATAAACTGCATAAGCAAATGTTCTCCTCATCATCAGAAAGAGAAATCGTGAATGCATATCAACGAGTTCACATGGGAAATTTTACATTACGTTGTGACCGAGATGGTGATCGCTTCTGTAAATTGAAGGATGGAAGTTTTATAAGAATAAAGGATTTTATAGAGGTAGTGAATCCTATCACTAATGAGTCGAGAATTTGTataattggtgaaaaattcatgGAGGTAGACTCATTGTACGATATTCCTTGGAAATCTGACGAAGTTGGGATTTATGAGGCAAGGAATCTCGAGAAAAATCTCCGATCATATGgcattgaaaagtttcaaacaaAATGCTTTGCGTTTCCAAGTTTCAACCACGAAGGCGCATACGTCCTTGCTGAAATGTTTTAG
- the LOC135840450 gene encoding uncharacterized protein LOC135840450 isoform X2, with product MDKKRFVVIEEPDKALLVLPSIWVNDDRTIKNYMFPKNKTTPEDLLSLFTTVPKDQSRPDIKWKKYKYSIICSEHDDFDEANTALSSLENERSSAAAMMSSAEKSMTSSDKGKKSADVSLFDPMPPSKNDFVRTSTSSDQFSTIIEHLIDIKNGQNEMSKRMHNLEENDRIIKQKLERLTAIKQLCEASLGCFEVNNSPDNTPTKMYRKSANGTPQKTTLEKIQKTPILSPSKKYMPWRVKLGFTIRNEEGVQEVDGKLENDKQYLSAFRSFLKFAGNRGSDANTKMKLILPEIFEPEIVSQYNTNGQHNKKNITTTLIMKEIFDAIETQDLKASKKDISVALSKAMKRFAGAHRSAEEKERRRVAQQSEQDV from the exons ATGGACAAGAAACGATTTGTTGTTATCGAAGAACCTGATAAAGCTCTATTAGTTCTCCCTTCCATATGGGTCAACGACGACCGTACAATAAAGAACTACATGTTTCCTAAAAATAAGACAACACCCGAAGACTTGCTTTCCTTGTTTACTACAGTTCCAAAGGATCAATCGCGGCCTGATATTAAgtggaaaaaatataagtacTCGATCATATGCAGCGAACATG ATGATTTCGATGAAGCCAACACGGCGTTGAGTAGTTTGGAAAACGAGCGTTCATCTGCTGCAGCTATGATGTCTTCTGCTGAAAAGTCAATGACGTCGTCGGACAAAGGAAAGAAATCTGCTGATGTTTCTTTATTTGATCCTATGCCaccctcaaaaaatgattttgtcaGAACATCAACCAGCAGTGATCAATTTTCTACAATCATTGAGCATCTCATTGATATAAAAAACGGTCAAAATGAAATGTCTAAACGGATGCATAACTTGGAGGAAAACGATA GGATTATCAAACAAAAACTCGAACGGCTCACTGCAATAAAACAATTGTGCGAAGCCTCACTCGGATGTTTCGAAGTCAATAACTCGCCCGATAACACACCAACAAAGATGTATCGAAAATCTGCGAATGGTACTCCTCAGAAAACAACGTtagaaaaaatccagaaaacgCCAATATTATCACCCTCCAAGAAATATATGCCGTGGAGGGTGAAACTAGGTTTTACGATTCGAAACGAGGAAGGCGTCCAAGAAGTTGATGGAAAGTTAGAAAACGACAAACAATATCTTTCTGCTTTT AGATCGTTCCTAAAATTTGCGGGTAATCGAGGAAGTGACGCGAATACTAAAATGAAGTTGATTCTACCGGAAATCTTTGAGCCAGAAATTGTTAGTCAATACAACACGAATGGGcaacataacaaaaaaaacataaccaCCACGTTGATCATGAAGGAGATATTCG aTGCCATTGAAACACAGGACCTCAAAGCATCCAAGAAAGACATTTCGGTAGCCCTTAGTAAGGCCATGAAAAGGTTTGCAGGCGCacata GATCAGCAGAAGAAAAGGAAAGAAGACGAGTTGCTCAGCAAAGCGAACAAGACGTGTGA